ACTGCACGTTAGAGGCCCAATTCTTTGTAATCCAGTTACTAAAACGATATATCATAATTACTTAGGACTCTATTTTAATAAAAAAGCAATGTATGTTCTTTCTAGTTCTTTGGGTTTGAAGGACGTAGATATTCTGTCTATTGGCGGCGTTGAATTGTTACTAGACAAAGTGAGCTCTATATCTCCTTCTCATAAAGAAGATGCAATCTTGTACTTTAGATCAGCATGTGAGCAGTTTGAGCGAGCGCATCTAGCGTGTGGCGATGATATTATGTGGCCGGGGTTTATTGATTATAATAAGGCTCGGACGTTATTTTTATTATCATTGTTGACCCAAGAAGAAAACCAATGGCTAAAAATAATGGAAACCGCTATTGAATCTCGAAGTAAGCTAAATAAGATGATTGAAGATGTGTTAACTGTTCATCAAGACGCTAAATCTTATGTTAACGATACGCATTTACGCAATTTCTTTTTATATCAGGAAGAGCTTGCTCGTATGGTTAAGCTAAACATATTGTTAGGAACTAAGAGCCCTAACTCTCAAGAAAATCTATCGATAAATTATAAAGGAACACTACTTTCTAATACTTCAGTTGAGGACATTCAGCAACTACTTAAGCCTATTCTTTCTTTTTCAGTTGTCGAGAAATATCAACGTGAATTAGTTGATTGTCTCGCTGTTCGTTGTTCTAATCAGGTTTGTTAGTGAGCGAATAAATTTTTTGTTTAACTGACTTAAGGCGCTAATTAAAACAGTTGGCGCTTTCCCTAGCTGCATTTTTATTGCCTCATTGAGTAGAATGAAATAGGGCTGGTTATCGCACCGATAGTTCCATATAAGGTTCTTGATTTGAATCTCTACCCATGGCACTTTCTGTTCTAAATTGACTTTAATTAGGGCAGAAAATGGAAGAGGTGATAGTCGCGTATTTTAGGGCATTAAGTGCATTCTTCAGATATATGTTTCAGTCGTTACTGATTGAGTTCATTGGTTACGGATCTGGCTGGATAGTCTGTAAAGCATTCACACTAGGGCGCTTTCCCTCATTGATTCCAACTGAAAAAGAGCGAATCAGAATCTCCTATATCGGAGCTATTAGCATCGTGTTGTTTCTGTTAGTAATTGGTGTGTTCAATAGTTTGTGATTCGGAGTGAGGATACATGAAATTTTACCCCGCTGAACAATATCAAGCGGCTTGCAATGAGCTGTTTGTCCGATACGGACGTGACATCAAAAAGCTAATCCCTAACGCGAGAGTTGAGCACGTAGGCGCATCTTCTATTCCTTTTGCCTTGTCTAAGGGTGATTTGGATATCTTCGTAGGTGTTGAACTTGGCGAACTTGAGGATGTTATAGAGAGACTCACAACACTTGGCTTTAAAGAGAAACTCGATACCTTAAGAACACCCGAACTTTGTATGTTGGCGTCTACATCAGGGGATGATGTGGCGTTGCAAGTGGTCGCCAATGGTTCTGAGTTCGAATGCTTTCTAAGGTTTCGTGACAAGCTACGTGCGAATCCGGCATTAGTTCAGCAATATAACACCTTCAAAATGTCTTGCGAAGGTTGGCCACAAGATGAGTACCGTGAAAAGAAGTCTGACTTTATCGAGCATGTGCTGGCTGTGAAATAGCAACAGTGCCCCTAATATCTCATTTTTTAATTAACAAAAATCTTATTAATACAGAGTGTTAAGCAAAAACAACGAGCCTGTGAAGATTTATCCTCTTAAATTTCCTTCAAACTATCTTACCAAGGTTTAATTGCTAAAATTTACGCAACTAAGCTCACATATATTGCATGGAATATTAGTGGAGTTATAGGTTTGTGTTATGTTTCGCGTGATTTTATAAAGCGTGACTTATCCGTTGAAAGCAAAGTGTTTTCTTTCGGAATAATTTCAAGATTTGTCTATCAGTACGTCAACTTGGCGCTATCAAAATCGATTCCTCTACGCCAATAATCAATACCACCTTAGGAAAGGACATGTCTGAAGCAATAGAAAACACCCCTGCAATTGTACTCGCGTCTCGATGGTCTCGTTTATGGGCATCTATCATTGATGTTTTCGTGTGTGCGATTTTCATTGTTCCTGTTTTTCTATATGGCGGTTTGTACGATAAATTGCTTTCCAGTGAAACCATTGAGCTAACAGAACAAGTTGCTCTGACTGTTTATGGTTGGGTGGTTTACTTTTTGTGCCAAGGGTACTTACTTCACAAGAAGGGGCAGACAATTGGTAAAAATCTAATGGATATTGCGATTGTCGATATGGAAGGTAAACAAATAGGTTTGCTAAACATAGTGGGCAAACGAATCATTCCTATGGTGGCTATAGCTTACATACCTTTTATTGGTCCATTTATACCGACGTTAGATTATCTGTTTGTTTTTCGCAAAGACAAACGCTGCTTACATGACTTAATCGCTGGCACTCAAGTTGTCATTGTTTCAAAGAAAAGTTCAGGTAGCGACAACTCTGAAATTAGTGAAAATACAACGGAAGTTATCCCTGCATCTCGATGGCCTCGTCTTTTAGCGTTTTTTATTGATGGTGTTATTACGGCTGCCATCATTGCGCCAATCTTTATGTATACAGATTATTTTCAAAAAACAATCGATACAGGGGTGATAGACCTTAGAGAAGTCGCTGCTGTCTATGCCTATTTAGGGCTGATGTTTTTATTGGTACATGGGTATTTACTGAATAAGAAGGGACAGACGATTGGCAAACATCTAATGGAAATTGCGATTGTCGATATGGAAGGTAAATCTATAGGGTTATATAAAATAGTGGGTAAACGAATGATACCTATGATTACCTTTACTATTATACCTATCACTGGCCATTTGATATCCATGTTGGATTCTCTTTTTATTTTCCGAAAAAACAGACGTTGCTTGCATGACTTAATCGCAGGCACTCAAGTTGTTAGTGTGTCAGCCAACAATTTGGGGAAAAATAAGCACGAATCATTAGAAAGCCTGTCACCGACAGTTGAAAATGTACCTGAAGTAAGACTTGCGTCTAGATGGTTACGCTTTTGGGCCATTTTTATTGATGTCCTAATTGCTGTAGCTACTGTGACGCCAAT
The Vibrio cyclitrophicus DNA segment above includes these coding regions:
- a CDS encoding GrpB family protein; the encoded protein is MKFYPAEQYQAACNELFVRYGRDIKKLIPNARVEHVGASSIPFALSKGDLDIFVGVELGELEDVIERLTTLGFKEKLDTLRTPELCMLASTSGDDVALQVVANGSEFECFLRFRDKLRANPALVQQYNTFKMSCEGWPQDEYREKKSDFIEHVLAVK
- a CDS encoding RDD family protein; this encodes MSEAIENTPAIVLASRWSRLWASIIDVFVCAIFIVPVFLYGGLYDKLLSSETIELTEQVALTVYGWVVYFLCQGYLLHKKGQTIGKNLMDIAIVDMEGKQIGLLNIVGKRIIPMVAIAYIPFIGPFIPTLDYLFVFRKDKRCLHDLIAGTQVVIVSKKSSGSDNSEISENTTEVIPASRWPRLLAFFIDGVITAAIIAPIFMYTDYFQKTIDTGVIDLREVAAVYAYLGLMFLLVHGYLLNKKGQTIGKHLMEIAIVDMEGKSIGLYKIVGKRMIPMITFTIIPITGHLISMLDSLFIFRKNRRCLHDLIAGTQVVSVSANNLGKNKHESLESLSPTVENVPEVRLASRWLRFWAIFIDVLIAVATVTPIYLYTDYFQKIFETGTADTAELIAVTAYGWFVFLLLNGYLLHKKGQTIGKNVMEIAIVDMKGEQMGLFNILGKRVLPMTVVIYIPLIGQFIALLNYLFALRKNRRCLHDLIAGSQVVSVAVPRNLDFSTIK